Proteins encoded by one window of Dreissena polymorpha isolate Duluth1 chromosome 11, UMN_Dpol_1.0, whole genome shotgun sequence:
- the LOC127850098 gene encoding uncharacterized protein LOC127850098: MHGSLLGISKKFLSLWFDTMNMDKPYYIGGKIKEVDKMMKMVTPPYVIKRLPRKLSNTLQHWKASELRSWLLFYSLPVLNGILPETYLKHFSLIVEAIYILLGEGITNEDIERADHLLNVFVKTVDTLYDSSVLGLNIHNLLHLCDCVRKWGPLWAWSCFSFESFNGEIKKTIHGTGSVCKQVFCALQSQKRVENISTLPVSDKVKTFVEDLHHGKSVTDNALSAVQCSVNKASALPDNFQFHDKVKLKLHNIVKSDSPSMFLRTNKIFRCGLSVYSKLCSKVRKRNSYTWAVTSTADDLEDGSILEIEYFLVHKRTMQVFAVGKKLKTVGGVLPGNAPHIQRVQYSSNEVTLMPVSTLQDVIISFELNGLKYASRFPNSVERD, translated from the exons ATGCATGGCTCACTTCTAGGGATATCAAAAAAGTTTCTTTCTCTCTGGTTTGATACCATGAATATGGATAAACCATACTACATTGGTGGTAAAATTAAGGAAGTTGACAAGATGATGAAGATGGTGACACCTCCCTATGTTATAAAGAGACTACCGAGAAAGCTGTCTAACACACTGCAACACTGGAAAGCCTCTGAACTCCGTTCCTGGTTGCTTTTCTACTCCCTTCCAGTCCTGAATGGGATACTTCCAGAAACCTACCTCAAACACTTTAGCCTCATTGTGGAAGCCATTTACATTTTACTAGGTGAAGGAATCACAAATGAAGATATTGAAAGAGCAGATCACCTGTTGAATGTCTTCGTGAAAACTGTAGATACACTATATGACAGCAGTGTTCTTGGGCTGAACATTCACAATCTGCTGCACCTGTGTGATTGTGTGCGAAAATGGGGACCTTTGTGGGCTTGGTCCTGTTTTTCCTTTGAGTCATTCAATGGAGAGATCAAGAAAACCATCCATGGAACAGGCAGCGTTTGCAAACAAGTGTTTTGTGCTCTTCAATCTCAAAAGAGAGTGGAGAACATTTCTACTTTGCCAGTGTCAGACAAAGTCAAGACATTTGTGGAGGACTTGCACCATGGAAAGTCTGTAACAGACAATGCACTGTCTGCTGTCCAGTGCTCTGTTAACAAAGCATCAGCATTGCCAGATAACTTTCAGTTCCACGATAAAGTAAAGTTGAAACTTCACAACATTGTCAAAAGTGATAGCCCATCCATGTTCTTGAGGACCAATAAAATATTCCGTTGTGGATTGTCTGTGTACAGTAAACTTTGCTCAAAAGTCAGAAAAAGAAATTCATATACCTGGGCAGTTACATCTACTGCAGATGACTTAGAAGATGGAAGCATTCTCGAAATAGAGTATTTTCTTGTGCATAAGCGTACCATGCAGGTATTCGCAGTAGGGAAAAAACTGAAAACAGTCGGTGGTGTTTTACCTGGAAATGCTCCTCACATTCAAAGAGTACAGTACTCAAG CAATGAAGTCACTTTAATGCCAGTATCAACTCTACAAGATGTGATCATCAGCTTTGAGTTAAACGGACTAAAATATGCATCAAGATTTCCAAACTCAGTGGAAAGGGACTGA